A part of Campylobacter concisus genomic DNA contains:
- a CDS encoding heavy metal translocating P-type ATPase — protein MPLKVKLNIAGMSCVNCSNAIEKVSKKIDGVLEANVNFANASGEFVLKDASVREVLEQKIKKLGYFVATNIDEFEAKRDEHITAIRNKFIFAFLASMVIMALEMFVRPSVVVNLAILALGFLVLAFSGKDFFAHAIEAVKNKNYDMNVLVALGSGSAFLYSLFVVIFSDFIPDDLKNVYVSGAAMIIAFVLLGKYLEERSKAKAGDYLKTLLKISPKTAFLVMPDGHSKEVNVNELKVGDIVIVKNGYNIPSDGVIVQGGAEIDASMLTGESLPVYKEVGDGVFAGTLNTNGYISVKVTKSSYESLLSQILNLLSDASSKKMPIGRLADKIANIFVPSVVAISVLTFLIWIIFSGNFAYAISSAICVLIISCPCALGLATPIAIVSALARGAKAGILVKNPEVLELIKDAKFVAFDKTGTLSKGQISVKSLNLSEQDLALIASAENLSEHLISKAIVRYAKQKCIDLQKLNGKFQNVVGQGIIYEDENNQIIIGNEKLLLANEVSLNPDESNAIKEATNDGSGVILCTINKKFVGFLTLSDELKDEASDVINELTSLNLQSVILSGDDEKVVASIAKKLNVSKYHANMLPEDKFNEIKELTNHGGVIFVGDGVNDSPSLKEASVGIAMNSGSDIAKGAGDIVLIKNDLRGVTGLVRLANATMANIKENLFWAFMYNAICIPVAAGVLYPVFGLLLSPVYGSMAMCLSSVTVVLNALRLRYLRLKD, from the coding sequence ATGCCTTTAAAAGTCAAACTAAATATAGCTGGAATGAGCTGCGTAAATTGCTCAAACGCTATCGAGAAGGTTTCTAAAAAGATAGATGGGGTGCTTGAAGCAAATGTAAATTTTGCAAATGCAAGCGGCGAATTTGTCCTAAAAGACGCTAGCGTGCGTGAAGTTTTAGAGCAAAAGATAAAGAAGCTTGGCTATTTTGTGGCGACAAATATTGATGAATTTGAAGCCAAAAGAGACGAGCATATAACTGCGATCAGAAATAAATTTATATTTGCATTTCTAGCGAGCATGGTCATCATGGCGCTTGAGATGTTTGTAAGGCCTAGCGTGGTTGTAAATTTAGCCATTTTAGCGCTTGGATTTTTGGTGCTAGCTTTTAGTGGCAAAGACTTCTTTGCTCACGCCATAGAGGCTGTTAAAAACAAAAACTACGATATGAACGTGCTTGTAGCTCTTGGAAGCGGCAGTGCATTTTTATACTCGCTTTTTGTTGTGATCTTTTCAGATTTCATCCCAGATGATCTAAAAAATGTCTATGTCTCGGGCGCAGCGATGATAATAGCCTTTGTTTTGCTAGGTAAGTATCTTGAAGAGCGCTCAAAGGCAAAGGCAGGCGACTACCTAAAGACGCTACTTAAAATTTCGCCAAAGACCGCCTTTTTGGTCATGCCAGATGGACATAGTAAAGAGGTAAATGTAAATGAGCTAAAAGTAGGCGACATCGTCATCGTAAAAAATGGCTACAACATTCCAAGTGATGGCGTGATAGTTCAAGGTGGCGCTGAGATAGATGCTTCGATGCTAACAGGCGAGAGCTTGCCAGTTTATAAAGAGGTGGGAGATGGCGTATTTGCCGGCACTCTAAACACAAATGGCTACATAAGCGTCAAGGTGACAAAGAGCTCTTACGAGAGCTTGCTATCTCAAATTTTAAACCTACTAAGCGACGCTAGCTCTAAAAAGATGCCTATCGGACGGCTGGCTGACAAGATAGCAAACATCTTTGTGCCAAGTGTCGTGGCGATCTCAGTTCTTACATTTTTAATATGGATAATTTTTAGTGGAAATTTCGCCTATGCGATCTCTAGCGCGATCTGCGTGCTTATCATCTCATGCCCATGCGCACTAGGACTTGCCACGCCAATAGCAATAGTAAGCGCGCTTGCACGTGGTGCAAAAGCTGGAATTTTAGTAAAAAATCCAGAAGTTTTAGAGCTAATAAAAGATGCTAAATTCGTAGCATTTGACAAAACAGGCACACTTAGTAAAGGACAAATCAGCGTCAAAAGCTTAAATTTAAGCGAGCAAGATTTAGCTCTTATCGCTTCTGCTGAAAATTTAAGTGAGCATCTCATCTCAAAAGCTATCGTTAGATATGCAAAGCAAAAATGTATAGATTTACAAAAGCTAAATGGAAAATTTCAAAATGTTGTCGGGCAAGGCATCATCTATGAGGATGAGAATAATCAGATAATAATCGGAAACGAAAAGCTGCTTTTGGCAAATGAAGTAAGTTTAAATCCGGATGAAAGTAACGCTATAAAAGAGGCTACAAACGATGGAAGCGGCGTCATACTTTGTACTATAAATAAAAAATTTGTTGGTTTTTTAACGCTTAGTGATGAGCTAAAAGACGAGGCAAGCGATGTTATAAACGAGCTTACAAGTCTAAATTTACAAAGTGTGATCCTTTCAGGCGATGATGAGAAAGTAGTTGCAAGCATCGCTAAGAAGCTAAATGTGAGTAAATATCACGCAAATATGCTGCCTGAAGATAAATTTAATGAGATAAAAGAGCTTACAAATCATGGTGGCGTTATCTTTGTTGGAGATGGCGTAAACGACTCACCATCACTTAAAGAAGCAAGTGTTGGTATCGCTATGAACTCGGGCTCAGATATAGCAAAAGGTGCTGGAGATATCGTGCTTATTAAAAATGATTTGCGTGGAGTGACTGGACTAGTTAGATTAGCAAATGCTACTATGGCAAACATAAAAGAAAATTTATTTTGGGCATTTATGTATAACGCGATTTGTATTCCAGTGGCTGCAGGCGTGCTCTACCCTGTCTTTGGGCTACTTTTAAGCCCAGTTTATGGCTCAATGGCGATGTGTCTTAGCTCTGTTACTGTCGTTTTAAACGCACTTAGACTTAGATATCTACGACTTAAGGATTAA
- a CDS encoding oxidoreductase, with protein sequence MKLGELYSVVAAAIAANFSGILDVSSFMRIKKTNAWITQTNSEANKKGNELYTKFIKDESSAALCDDFVILKSKFEASYYFSSAKDDLAQFYKAINFQPKMGEVDSISNQLILLANILKSEASKESMKLLAAFSVSFFLPYAKQLSKDIQKDATSNFYKSMGYFLEDFCLVLETIIGKA encoded by the coding sequence TTGAAACTTGGAGAACTTTATAGCGTTGTAGCGGCTGCGATTGCTGCAAATTTTAGTGGCATTTTGGATGTTTCATCTTTTATGCGTATCAAAAAGACAAATGCGTGGATAACGCAGACTAATAGCGAAGCAAATAAAAAAGGCAATGAGCTTTATACCAAATTTATCAAAGATGAAAGTAGTGCTGCTTTATGTGACGATTTTGTCATTTTAAAGTCAAAATTTGAGGCAAGTTACTATTTTTCGTCTGCAAAAGATGATCTAGCTCAATTTTATAAGGCTATAAATTTTCAGCCAAAAATGGGCGAGGTTGATAGCATCTCAAATCAGCTAATTTTATTAGCAAATATCTTAAAAAGTGAAGCATCTAAGGAGTCTATGAAGCTTCTTGCAGCTTTTAGTGTCTCATTTTTCTTGCCTTATGCTAAACAGCTTTCAAAAGATATCCAAAAAGACGCAACTAGCAATTTTTATAAATCAATGGGATATTTTTTAGAGGATTTTTGCCTAGTTTTAGAAACTATTATTGGCAAGGCTTAG
- the argH gene encoding argininosuccinate lyase — MKKDENAHKKMWEGRFSEASSKLLEEFNASINFDKNLFEEDIAGSKAHAKMLGICEILKKDESEAIIKGLDEVLSEIRAGKFEFKLEDEDIHMAVEKRLSQIIGAELGGRLHTARSRNDQVALDFKFYVLKKNLEISSLIKELIATLTNLAKNHKDTLMPGYTHLQHAQPVSLSYHLLAYAFMFKRDFERFVSSYERNNLSPLGSAALAGTPHKIDRTIVASELGFAGCTQNAMDSVSDRDFALEILFNISVFMTHASRLCEELILWSSQEFGFVSISDAYSTGSSIMPQKKNPDVAELIRGKTGRVNGNLVALLTTMKGLPLAYNKDMQEDKEGVFDSVSTILSSATILNEMIKTAKFNEKNMLKATKIGHLSATDLADYLVREKNIPFRTAHFITGKAVAKAESLGLDLSELNEEQLKSVDENLDANAIKFLDLHASKEARCSQGGTANKSVDEQIEILDYWLKK, encoded by the coding sequence ATGAAAAAAGATGAAAACGCACACAAAAAGATGTGGGAAGGCAGATTTAGCGAGGCTAGCTCGAAGCTACTTGAGGAATTTAATGCCTCTATAAATTTTGATAAAAATCTTTTTGAAGAAGATATTGCTGGAAGTAAGGCTCACGCAAAGATGCTTGGAATTTGTGAAATTTTGAAAAAAGATGAGTCAGAGGCGATCATAAAGGGGCTTGATGAGGTTTTATCTGAGATAAGAGCAGGTAAATTTGAGTTTAAGTTAGAAGATGAAGATATACATATGGCAGTTGAGAAGCGCCTTAGCCAGATCATCGGAGCCGAGCTTGGTGGCAGACTGCACACAGCTAGAAGTAGAAATGACCAAGTTGCGCTTGATTTTAAATTTTACGTTTTGAAGAAAAATTTAGAAATTTCATCTCTCATTAAAGAGCTCATCGCCACGCTTACAAATTTAGCCAAAAATCACAAAGATACGCTAATGCCAGGCTACACACATCTTCAACACGCTCAGCCAGTAAGCCTTAGCTATCACTTGCTAGCATATGCATTTATGTTTAAAAGAGATTTCGAGCGTTTTGTTAGCTCATATGAGCGAAACAACCTAAGTCCGCTTGGTTCAGCAGCCCTTGCAGGCACTCCTCATAAGATAGATAGAACTATCGTTGCAAGTGAGCTTGGCTTTGCGGGTTGCACGCAAAATGCGATGGATAGCGTGAGTGACCGTGATTTTGCGCTGGAAATTTTATTTAACATTAGCGTTTTCATGACGCACGCTTCTAGGCTTTGCGAGGAGCTCATACTTTGGAGCTCGCAAGAATTTGGCTTTGTAAGCATCAGTGACGCTTATAGCACGGGTAGCTCCATAATGCCTCAAAAGAAAAATCCAGACGTTGCTGAGCTCATACGCGGTAAAACTGGGCGTGTAAATGGAAATTTGGTAGCGTTACTAACCACGATGAAAGGCCTGCCACTTGCTTACAATAAAGATATGCAAGAAGATAAAGAGGGTGTGTTTGACAGCGTCTCAACCATTTTAAGCTCGGCTACTATCCTAAACGAGATGATAAAAACAGCTAAATTTAACGAAAAAAACATGCTAAAAGCAACAAAAATTGGGCATCTAAGTGCCACTGATTTGGCAGACTATCTAGTGCGTGAAAAAAACATCCCATTTAGAACGGCGCATTTTATCACAGGCAAAGCTGTCGCAAAGGCTGAAAGCTTGGGACTTGATTTGAGTGAATTAAACGAAGAGCAGCTAAAAAGTGTGGATGAAAATTTAGATGCAAATGCTATTAAATTTTTAGATCTTCACGCTTCAAAAGAGGCGCGTTGTTCGCAGGGCGGCACGGCAAATAAAAGCGTTGATGAGCAGATAGAAATTTTGGACTACTGGCTTAAGAAATAA
- a CDS encoding CZB domain-containing protein, with amino-acid sequence MKLNGYRGILLNEFNKIQDVHECRFGKWYEKDVKNTLVKDAKILSSIAAHHENVHHGLEKAMVIFADKDKGNLPGVEILKDVENSSKVGFEELLEAIKAARK; translated from the coding sequence ATGAAGCTAAATGGATATAGAGGCATACTTTTAAATGAATTTAATAAAATTCAAGATGTTCATGAGTGTAGATTTGGCAAATGGTATGAAAAAGATGTGAAAAATACTCTTGTAAAAGATGCCAAAATTCTCTCAAGTATCGCAGCTCATCATGAAAATGTTCATCATGGACTAGAAAAAGCGATGGTTATTTTTGCTGATAAAGACAAAGGAAATCTACCTGGCGTTGAAATATTAAAAGATGTCGAAAACTCAAGTAAAGTAGGTTTTGAAGAGTTGCTTGAAGCTATTAAGGCTGCAAGAAAATAA
- a CDS encoding histidine triad nucleotide-binding protein translates to MTIFEKIVAGEIPCNKVLESEKFLAFNDINPKAPIHILIIPKKHYKNFQEMDPILMGEMTKFIQEVATLMGVDKSGYRLITNCGENGGQEVMHLHFHLLGGAKLGWSEGVADPQSTF, encoded by the coding sequence ATGACCATATTTGAAAAGATCGTAGCCGGTGAAATCCCTTGCAACAAAGTGCTTGAAAGCGAGAAATTTCTAGCTTTTAACGACATAAACCCAAAAGCACCAATCCACATCCTAATCATCCCAAAAAAACACTATAAAAATTTCCAAGAGATGGATCCGATTTTAATGGGAGAGATGACTAAATTTATCCAAGAAGTGGCGACCTTAATGGGCGTTGATAAGAGCGGATACCGCCTCATCACAAACTGCGGTGAAAACGGTGGTCAAGAAGTTATGCATCTGCATTTTCACCTGCTTGGCGGAGCTAAGCTTGGCTGGAGCGAAGGCGTAGCTGATCCACAAAGCACATTTTAA
- the pheS gene encoding phenylalanine--tRNA ligase subunit alpha, giving the protein MQDFVNKIKNEISTLDDLEKVRVEIFGKKGILAQGFAKLKELGEDEKKEFAANLNKQRDELGALIEAKKAELSEQEIDNKMKKEAADITLFNEPVASGALHPVMATMDKIIEYFLALNFSLETGPLIEDDFHNFEALNLPKYHPARDMQDTFYLDDFRLLRTHTSPVQVRTMLNQKPPIRMIAPGTVFRRDMDLTHTPMFHQVEGLVVEDAEKVSFANLKSMLEGFLKHMFGDVEVRFRPSFFPFTEPSAEVDISCIFCHGKGCRVCKHTTWLEVLGCGVVDPNVFKAVGYKNVSGYAFGLGVERFAMLLHRVPDLRSLFEGDLRLLEQFK; this is encoded by the coding sequence TTGCAAGATTTCGTTAATAAAATCAAAAATGAAATTTCAACGCTTGACGATCTTGAGAAGGTCAGGGTAGAAATTTTTGGCAAAAAGGGCATCTTGGCGCAAGGTTTTGCAAAGCTAAAAGAGCTTGGCGAAGATGAGAAAAAGGAATTTGCAGCAAATTTAAATAAGCAAAGAGATGAGCTTGGCGCGCTAATAGAAGCTAAAAAGGCTGAGCTTAGCGAGCAAGAGATAGATAACAAAATGAAAAAAGAAGCCGCTGATATCACGCTATTTAATGAGCCTGTTGCTAGCGGGGCACTTCATCCTGTAATGGCTACGATGGATAAGATAATTGAGTATTTTTTAGCTCTAAATTTCTCGCTCGAGACTGGGCCGCTTATAGAAGATGATTTTCACAACTTTGAGGCGCTAAATTTACCAAAATACCACCCAGCAAGGGATATGCAAGATACATTTTATCTAGATGATTTTAGACTTTTAAGGACGCATACGAGCCCAGTTCAGGTGCGAACTATGTTAAATCAAAAGCCGCCTATTCGCATGATAGCGCCAGGCACCGTCTTTAGACGTGATATGGATTTAACGCATACACCGATGTTTCACCAAGTCGAGGGCCTTGTGGTGGAGGATGCTGAGAAAGTTAGTTTTGCAAATTTAAAATCAATGCTTGAGGGCTTTTTAAAGCACATGTTTGGCGATGTTGAAGTGCGTTTTCGCCCTAGCTTTTTCCCATTTACGGAGCCTAGCGCAGAGGTTGATATTAGTTGTATATTCTGCCACGGCAAGGGCTGCAGAGTGTGCAAGCATACTACTTGGCTTGAGGTGCTTGGATGCGGAGTCGTTGATCCAAATGTATTTAAGGCAGTTGGCTATAAAAATGTAAGTGGATACGCTTTTGGTCTTGGCGTTGAGAGATTTGCGATGTTGCTTCATAGAGTACCTGATCTAAGGTCGCTTTTTGAGGGAGATTTAAGATTGTTGGAGCAGTTTAAATGA
- the pheT gene encoding phenylalanine--tRNA ligase subunit beta, giving the protein MIISKHWLNEWIDLSEVSGETLSKTLNSIGLEVDSYKEINLPKSIVVGYIKSREKHPDADKLSVCQVDVGGETLQIVCGAKNVEAGQFVPVALIGTTMPNGLEIKKAKLRGIESSGMICSSSELGLPKVNDGILPLDESIGKLKLGTSLSEFEIFKDTIIEVDITANRGDCQNLHGIAREICAALDLNMKDSHEDDESENLLGIGRIASVRAEDKVNGSFLYKAFELKEGLYENLITRMRLALIECQKTNLVERLLEYATFCTGVLFRAYDHAKLVSEGEKAVFDIKNGENGECVVYCGDKNLGIAGIYQSDVARVDEKSKVILVEASYVKPDVVSKAIFENKNLPKGDQIYRSSRGSEPNLAYGADYLFKRLANFKDALNLFAGSQQSLLNTEPITLSISLFELKNMIGQDIARNDVVKILKKLGFEIAVNVEQESFNVKVPLFRHDIVNSHDVCEEIVRIIGIDNIASKPLNFSEKNRLNKTYFDYKNALNLRCRAADNGFFESVHYVFDSLDELSELNFKPCKIKILNPINNELNTLRPTLVNHLLSSSEKNIKNSKRSVRLFELGEIFDENANQGLNLGFVVSGLLKEPTLINGAKGEETNFYAFASMVQNVIGKFELKPCQGISYLSPYEQAHIYQNGEDIGYIGRIDARVEAKRDLPRAYVCEIDFTKLKFEPILAVPYSKFQSTTRDLSLIVPENFEAGRIYECIRGLNLKELKEFLPVDIYKDAKLNGSISLSLKFTFQDMEKTLEDDDINALMDKILSELKDKLNIGIR; this is encoded by the coding sequence ATGATAATTTCAAAGCATTGGTTAAACGAGTGGATCGACCTTAGCGAGGTTAGTGGCGAGACACTTTCAAAGACATTAAATTCTATCGGGCTAGAGGTTGATAGCTATAAAGAGATAAATTTACCTAAGAGCATTGTGGTTGGCTACATAAAAAGTAGAGAAAAGCACCCAGATGCCGATAAGCTAAGCGTTTGTCAAGTGGATGTTGGTGGAGAGACGCTTCAGATCGTGTGTGGGGCTAAAAACGTTGAAGCTGGCCAGTTTGTGCCAGTTGCACTTATTGGTACGACTATGCCAAATGGTCTTGAGATAAAAAAAGCAAAGCTAAGAGGTATCGAGTCAAGTGGCATGATCTGCTCTTCAAGTGAGCTGGGACTTCCAAAGGTAAACGATGGAATTTTACCACTTGATGAGAGCATCGGCAAGCTAAAACTTGGTACAAGTCTTAGCGAATTTGAGATATTTAAAGATACGATAATCGAAGTTGATATCACGGCAAACAGAGGCGATTGCCAAAATTTACATGGCATCGCAAGAGAAATTTGTGCAGCGCTTGATCTAAATATGAAAGATAGCCACGAAGACGATGAGAGCGAAAATTTACTAGGTATTGGCAGAATAGCTTCTGTGCGAGCAGAGGATAAAGTAAATGGGTCATTTTTGTATAAGGCTTTTGAGCTAAAAGAGGGACTATACGAAAATCTAATAACTCGCATGCGTCTAGCATTAATAGAGTGCCAAAAGACAAATTTAGTTGAGAGACTGCTTGAATATGCGACGTTTTGCACGGGTGTTTTATTTAGGGCTTATGATCACGCTAAATTAGTAAGTGAAGGCGAAAAAGCTGTTTTTGATATAAAAAATGGCGAAAATGGCGAATGTGTCGTTTATTGCGGGGATAAAAATTTAGGCATTGCTGGAATTTACCAAAGTGACGTAGCAAGGGTAGATGAGAAGTCAAAAGTGATCCTAGTAGAAGCTAGCTACGTAAAGCCAGATGTAGTTTCAAAAGCTATTTTTGAAAATAAAAATTTACCAAAGGGTGATCAAATTTATCGCTCAAGTCGTGGTAGCGAGCCAAATTTAGCTTATGGTGCGGATTATTTATTTAAAAGACTTGCCAATTTTAAAGATGCTCTAAATCTCTTTGCTGGCTCACAGCAGTCGCTTTTAAACACCGAGCCTATAACACTAAGTATCTCTCTTTTTGAGCTTAAAAATATGATCGGTCAAGATATAGCTAGAAATGACGTCGTTAAAATTTTAAAGAAACTTGGCTTTGAGATCGCAGTAAATGTTGAGCAAGAAAGCTTTAACGTAAAAGTGCCGTTATTTCGCCATGATATAGTAAATTCTCACGATGTTTGCGAGGAGATCGTAAGGATAATAGGCATAGATAATATCGCCTCAAAACCACTAAATTTCTCTGAGAAAAATAGGCTAAATAAGACATATTTTGATTATAAAAACGCCCTAAATCTAAGGTGTAGAGCAGCTGACAATGGCTTTTTTGAAAGTGTGCACTACGTATTTGACAGCCTTGATGAGCTAAGTGAGCTAAATTTCAAACCTTGCAAGATAAAGATACTAAATCCTATAAATAACGAGTTAAACACGCTTAGACCGACACTTGTTAATCACCTTTTAAGCTCAAGTGAGAAAAATATCAAAAACTCGAAACGCTCAGTTAGGCTATTTGAGCTTGGAGAAATTTTTGATGAAAATGCAAACCAGGGCTTAAATCTAGGCTTTGTTGTGTCTGGACTTTTAAAAGAACCGACTCTGATAAACGGCGCAAAGGGCGAGGAGACAAATTTCTATGCATTTGCATCGATGGTGCAAAATGTCATAGGTAAATTTGAGCTAAAGCCTTGCCAGGGTATCTCATATCTTAGCCCATACGAACAAGCACACATCTATCAAAATGGCGAAGATATCGGATATATTGGTAGGATTGATGCAAGAGTAGAGGCAAAGAGAGATCTGCCAAGAGCTTACGTCTGTGAGATAGATTTTACTAAGCTCAAATTTGAACCGATCTTGGCAGTACCTTACTCAAAATTTCAAAGCACAACAAGGGATCTTAGCCTCATTGTGCCTGAAAATTTTGAGGCTGGACGAATTTATGAGTGCATAAGAGGGCTAAACCTAAAAGAGCTAAAAGAATTTTTACCAGTTGATATTTATAAAGATGCGAAGCTAAATGGCTCTATCAGTCTTAGCCTTAAATTTACATTCCAAGATATGGAAAAAACGCTTGAAGATGACGATATAAACGCACTTATGGATAAAATTTTAAGTGAGCTAAAAGATAAACTAAATATCGGAATAAGATGA
- the aroA gene encoding 3-phosphoshikimate 1-carboxyvinyltransferase: MRIYPLEKSLNLTIDDIAADKSISHRCAMFSLLSDKPSRVRNYLRAGDTLNTLKIVELLGAKIEDNGAEITITPPQKIKEPNEILECGNSGTAMRLFMGLLAAQEGFFVLSGDKYLNSRPMARIANPLNEMGAKIDGANNANNAPLCIRGTKFERFSFDSKIASAQVKSALLLAALYSNGCKFSEPELSRDHTERMLAGMGADIKRDGLEITLEPMKGPLAPLDIDVPNDPSSAFFFAVAALIIPNSHIILKKILLNKTRIEAYKVLEKMGAEIKFHKTSSKCEDIGDIEVRYSPNLKGVEVSENISWLIDEAPALAIAFACAKGQSKLTNAKELRVKESDRIAVTINALKQCGVDASELEDGFIINGSEAKFATIDSHGDHRIAMSFAILGLKCGMHIEKSEFIATSFPNFAEILKKMGARVEDRAC; encoded by the coding sequence ATGAGAATTTATCCATTAGAAAAAAGTCTAAATTTAACTATTGATGATATCGCAGCGGATAAGTCCATCTCGCATAGATGCGCGATGTTTTCGCTTTTAAGTGACAAGCCATCTCGCGTTAGAAACTACCTAAGAGCAGGCGACACTCTAAATACCTTAAAAATAGTCGAGCTCCTTGGCGCAAAGATCGAAGATAACGGAGCTGAGATAACGATCACTCCGCCACAAAAGATAAAAGAGCCAAATGAAATTTTGGAGTGTGGCAACTCAGGCACAGCGATGAGGCTTTTTATGGGGCTACTAGCCGCGCAGGAGGGCTTTTTTGTGCTAAGTGGCGATAAATATTTAAATTCTCGCCCGATGGCAAGGATAGCAAATCCTCTAAATGAAATGGGTGCAAAGATAGATGGCGCAAACAACGCAAACAACGCCCCTCTTTGCATAAGAGGGACTAAATTTGAAAGATTTAGTTTTGATAGCAAGATCGCCTCAGCTCAGGTAAAAAGCGCACTTTTGCTAGCAGCTCTTTACTCAAATGGCTGCAAATTTAGCGAGCCAGAGCTAAGCAGAGACCACACTGAGCGTATGCTTGCAGGCATGGGAGCTGATATAAAGCGTGACGGCTTAGAGATCACGCTAGAGCCGATGAAAGGCCCGCTTGCGCCACTTGATATAGACGTGCCAAATGACCCAAGCTCGGCATTTTTCTTTGCAGTCGCAGCTCTAATCATCCCAAATTCGCATATCATTTTAAAAAAAATCTTGCTAAATAAAACTCGCATCGAAGCTTACAAAGTTTTAGAAAAAATGGGCGCTGAGATAAAATTTCACAAAACCTCAAGCAAATGCGAAGATATCGGCGATATTGAGGTTAGATACTCGCCAAATTTAAAAGGTGTAGAGGTTAGCGAAAATATCTCGTGGCTCATCGACGAAGCCCCAGCCTTAGCCATCGCATTTGCCTGCGCTAAGGGTCAAAGCAAGCTAACAAATGCAAAAGAGCTTCGCGTAAAAGAGAGCGACAGGATAGCTGTCACGATAAATGCGCTAAAGCAGTGCGGTGTCGATGCTAGCGAGCTTGAAGATGGCTTTATCATAAATGGCTCTGAGGCGAAATTTGCTACGATAGATAGCCATGGAGATCACAGGATCGCCATGAGCTTTGCCATACTTGGACTAAAATGTGGTATGCATATAGAAAAGAGCGAATTTATCGCTACTTCGTTTCCAAATTTTGCTGAAATTTTAAAGAAAATGGGAGCTAGAGTTGAAGATCGAGCTTGCTAG